A genomic window from Silene latifolia isolate original U9 population chromosome Y, ASM4854445v1, whole genome shotgun sequence includes:
- the LOC141631456 gene encoding uncharacterized protein LOC141631456: MARKIPKKSQSKNKLKTKAKLRLSFTNCADHNLDMEQGSSSRSCVGIPQSADAQKTREVSDIVGISVINLDTIVDVDEIIPPSEEVPETTAEAEEIVPPSNEGPEADWTEVRGKKSPTAGQNLLQLTNEDVESEVQFWDTVVVCYVLGGNPPWESIEGFIRKIWGIYKFDKISFLPNGVFLERVKAVPIWLRLCGLPLKFWGKSSLEKLAGLLGKFLKRDGATEDKTRLGFARLLVEVEVGQAFPDKLHFRDEKGKEISILVEYEWKPSFCDTCKSIGHTKEMCKKRVIGPNPNPPVVKKIWRVIPKLPVTVRVSQTPKPPEVPFGGPTFHNSALITPVTVRQQVSRREFVRAGSSSPVKTYVEAITENSNMSGSQEQLEGRQEDPTGIGLHWEGINNNNLHNGGRVWVIWDPQTFGVTLIQKTAQAITVSVTELAIGDTFNFTDVYGSNDDEERNELWEHLREMHDQYKGREVTWARIANFKGCVNYCGLTDIKGQGTFFTWNNKQVPASRGFSRIDRFMVNADWLDVYPDGYAHFLPEGLFDHNPCVCYRRLTRMRRKNQFKYYNMWSLAPDFKNVVKDSWTQTVLGTLMYILVSKLKNLKAPLKSLNRNGFSDVDKAAGIARSLLEEIQIQLHNNPGDHVLSNAEREAADTYRHLCKVQYSFLSQKAKVDWLKFGDENTNTCDGIEKAFLDYYKSLLGTFLPTVPVHVPTVRTGRVVTEAPKLSNPVSVLDFRPIACCNTIYKTVAKVICKRLSRVLPDIVSESQGGFIKGRNFVENVLICQDLVRLYNRKAASPRCMIKIDLRKAYDSVEWLFLEQMMGALQFPQKFIDMVMMCVTSPSYSMNVNGNHFGFFPGKRGLRQGDPLSPLLFALCMEYLSRILGVVAQQDSFKFHPLCAPLRLNHLLIEDDLLLFCKGTDVSIMWMLRAFSTFSAASGLTHNKAKSEMYFNGVPTSKIDPILQVSGFHRGSLPFKYLGVPISSKRLSKNEGYKLAERIVARIRGWGAKHLSYTGRLTLVNAVLNNLHTYWASIFLIPSNIMNKITSICRNYLWSGSSDYKKVPNISWSTCCLPKNEGVLGIKEAKVWNKALLGNWSWKKLTHIMETFKQAYTNNNWLNTTAEYTVYAGYD; encoded by the exons ATGGCaagaaaaatcccaaaaaaatcacaatctaaaaacaaattaaaaacaaAGGCAAAATTGAGACTTTCTTTTACTAATTGTGCAGATCATAATCTCGATATGGAACAAGGTTCGTCCTCTCGGAGTTGTGTAGGGATTCCACAATCAGCTGATGCGCAGAAAACTCGAGAAGTAAGCGATATCGTGGGAATTTCGGTGATTAATCTTGATACAATCGTTGATGTTGATGAGATTATTCCACCGTCTGAAGAGGTTCCTGAGACAACTGCTGAGGCTGAAGAGATTGTTCCACCGTCTAATGAGGGTCCTGAGGCTGATTGGACGGAAGTAAGAGGTAAGAAATCTCCAACTGCTGGTCAGAATTTACTGCAACTTACTAATGAGGATGTTGAGTCGGAAGTACAATTTTGGGATACTGTTGTCGTCTGCTATGTCCTAGGTGGAAATCCTCCTTGGGAATCGATAGAGGGTTTTATCAGAAAGATATGGGGGATTTATAAATTTGATAAAATCTCGTTTCTCCCGAATGGTGTCTTCCTG GAGAGAGTCAAAGCTGTGCCAATTTGGCTTCGTCTCTGTGGGCTTCCTTTGAAGTTTTGGGGCAAATCTAGCCTTGAAAAACTTGCTGGGCTATTGGGTAAATTCCTTAAGAGAGATGGAGCCACAGAAGATAAGACTAGGTTGGGCTTTGCTAGACTTTTGGTGGAAGTTGAGGTTGGACAAGCTTTTCCTGATAAACTACACTTTCGAGATGAAAAGGGGAAGGAAATTAGCATCCTGGTggaatatgaatggaaacctTCATTCTGTGATACTTGTAAGAGTATAGGTCATACAAAGGAAATGTGTAAGAAACGAGTCATAGGGCCTAATCCTAATCCACCTGTGGTGAagaaaatatggagagttattCCTAAACTACCTGTGACAGTCAGGGTTAGTCAAACACCTAAGCCACCTGAAGTTCCATTTGGAGGGCCTACTTTTCATAATTCTGCGTTGATTACACCTGTGACTGTCAGACAGCAAGTGTCCAGACGGGAATTTGTTAGGGCAGGCAGTTCCTCACCTGTTAAAACTTATGTTGAGGCAATCACTGAGAATTCAAATATGTCTGGTAGTCAAGAACAGTTGGAAGGGAGACAGGAGGATCCAACAGGAATAG GATTACATTGGGAGGGCATTAATAATAACAATCTGCATAATGGAGGAAGAGTATGGGTCATATGGGATCCTCAGACTTTTGGGGTTACTTTAATTCAAAAAACTGCTCAAGCTATTACTGTGAGTGTGACTGAGCTTGCTATTGGTGATACTTTCAATTTTACAGATGTATATGGTTCTAATGATGATGAAGAAAGGAATGAGTTATGGGAGCATTTAAGGGAGATGCATGATCAATATAAGG GCAGAGAGGTTACTTGGGCTCGCATTGCTAATTTCAAAGGCTGTGTTAATTACTGTGGATTAACTGATATCAAAGGGCAGGGTACGTTTTTCACTTGGAATAATAAACAAGTGCCTGCCTCTAGGGGATTTTCAAGAATTGACAGATTCATGGTGAATGCTGATTGGCTAGATGTTTACCCTGATGGGTATGCTCATTTCTTGCCTGAAGGGCTCTTTGATCACAATCCATGTGTTTGTTACAGGAGGCTGACTAGAATGAGGAGGAAAAATCAGTTCAAATACTACAATATGTGGAGCTTGGCTCCTGATTTTAAGAATGTGGTTAAGGATTCTTGGACTCAGACTGTTCTGGGGACTCTTATGTACATTCTGGTTTCCAAGTTAAAAAATTTGAAAGCTCCTCTTAAATCTCTCAATAGGAATGGTTTCTCTGATGTGGATAAGGCTGCTGGTATTGCTAGAAGTTTATTGGAAGAAATTCAGATTCAGCTTCACAATAATCCTGGAGATCATGTTTTGAGCAATGCTGAAAGAGAAGCAGCAGATACTTACAGACACTTGTGTAAAGTTCAATATAGCTTTCTGAGCCAAAAAGCGAAAGTGGATTGGTTAAAGTTTGGAGATGAGAACACTAA CACTTGTGATGGGATTGAGAAAGCTTTTTTGGACTATTATAAAAGCTTATTGGGGACTTTTTTACCTACGGTGCCTGTTCATGTACCTACGGTTAGAACTGGGAGAGTGGTAACTGAGGCTCCCAAACTTTCAAATCCTGTTAGTGTGCTGGACTTTCGCCCAATTGCTTGTTGTAACACTATTTACAAGACTGTGGCCAAAGTGATTTGCAAAAGACTGAGTAGGGTTTTGCCAGATATAGTGAGTGAGAGCCAAGGGGGATTTATTAAAGGTCGAAACTTTGTTGAGAATGTGTTGATTTGCCAGGATTTAGTTCGTCTTTATAATAGGAAGGCTGCTTCACCCCGTTGTATGATCAAAATTGATCTGAGAAAAGCCTATGACTCAGTTGAGTGGCTTTTCCTGGAACAAATGATGGGTGCTCTGCAGTTTCCTCAGAAGTTCATTGATATGGTGATGATGTGTGTTACTAGCCCTTCTTATTCCATGAATGTTAATGGCAACCACTTTGGATTCTTCCCTGGGAAGAGAGGATTGCGtcaaggagatcctctttctcCTTTGTTATTCGCTCTATGTATGGAGTATTTGTCAAGGATACTTGGGGTGGTTGCTCAGCAGGACAGTTTTAAGTTCCATCCTCTTTGTGCTCCTCTGAGGTTGAATCATTTGCTAATTGAAGATGATTTGTTACTTTTCTGCAAAGGAACTGATGTCTCTATAATGTGGATGTTGAGGGCTTTCTCTACCTTCTCTGCAGCATCAGGTTTAACTCATAACAAAGCCAAATCTGAGATGTATTTTAATGGGGTGCCAACTAGTAAAATTGATCCAATTCTGCAAGTATCAGGCTTTCACAGAGGATCACTTCCTTTTAAGTATTTGGGGGTGCCCATATCCTCCAAGAGATTGAGTAAGAATGAAGGCTATAAACTAGCTGAGAGGATTGTAGCTCGGATCAGGGGATGGGGTGCTAAGCATCTTTCTTATACAGGACGTTTAACTTTGGTGAATGCTGTTCTGAACAACTTACATACATACTGGGCATCTATTTTCCTGATTCCTAGCAATATTATGAATAAGATTACCTCTATCTGTAGAAATTACCTATGGAGTGGCTCATCTGATTATAAGAAGGTGCCTAACATCAGTTGGTCTACTTGTTGTTTGCCCAAAAATGAAGGTGTCCTGGGAATTAAAGAGGCAAAAGTTTGGAATAAAGCTCTTTTAGGAAA CTGGTCTTGGAAAAAGCTCACTCACATAATGGAAACGTTCAAGCAAGCCTACACCAACAACAATTGGCTCAATACTACTGCTGAGTACACTGTTTATGCAGGATATGACTAG